A window of Candidatus Latescibacterota bacterium contains these coding sequences:
- a CDS encoding RNA polymerase sigma factor — protein sequence MNESEVVKTVNIEAESKSLVKAFLDGDKRAFDRLIVLHQRMVFSLCFRLLGEYDEADDAAQDVFIKVHRYIGGFRFESSFRTWIYRVTVNACRNRMDRREYRMKNKKVSIEKGPSHRGEDSPMDIPDRSESPLGSIARKEVGRMIHEAIGLLSGEQKMVVVLKDIQGRSYDEIVDMTGMKMGTVKSKLSRARLKLRELLQGKIDEGL from the coding sequence ATGAACGAATCAGAAGTCGTAAAGACTGTAAATATTGAAGCTGAAAGCAAGTCGCTGGTGAAGGCTTTTCTGGACGGTGATAAACGGGCCTTCGACAGGCTGATAGTCCTCCACCAGAGGATGGTGTTCAGCCTCTGCTTCAGGCTGCTGGGAGAATACGACGAGGCCGACGATGCGGCCCAGGATGTATTCATAAAGGTTCACCGGTATATCGGAGGTTTCAGGTTCGAGTCGAGTTTCAGGACCTGGATCTACAGAGTTACGGTGAATGCATGCAGGAACAGGATGGATCGCCGGGAGTACCGAATGAAGAATAAGAAAGTGAGCATCGAGAAAGGGCCTTCACACAGGGGCGAAGACAGTCCGATGGATATTCCCGACCGGTCGGAATCTCCTCTCGGCTCGATCGCACGAAAGGAAGTCGGTCGAATGATCCATGAGGCGATCGGCCTGCTGTCGGGGGAGCAGAAGATGGTTGTGGTATTGAAGGATATCCAGGGGCGTTCGTACGATGAGATCGTGGATATGACAGGGATGAAAATGGGAACGGTGAAATCAAAACTGTCCAGGGCCAGGTTGAAATTGAGGGAACTATTGCAAGGAAAGATCGATGAAGGATTGTAA